The nucleotide window TATCAGATTCAAACAGTTTGGAGAGCCGACAGGCCACAGAAAGGCAGATACAGAGAATTTTATCAATGCGACGTTGATATTGTAGGTTCAAAATCCTTACTTAATGAATTTGAATTCGTTTTAATGATTAATGATGTATTTAATCGTCTCGGAATCAAGGTTACAATCAAAATAAATAACAGAAAAATTCTCAGCGGAATTGCATCTTATATAGGATATGCCGATAAATTGACAGACATTACTGTTGCTATAGACAAAATTGATAAAACCGGTTATGATAATGTTGTTAATGAATTACTTGAAAAAGGAATTTCTGAGGAAGGTATTCAAAAACTAACACCTATCTTAAATTTAAAAGGCAGCAGTTATGAAAAAATCGAAAGTTTAAAATCTATTTTAAGTGATTCCGAAGAAGGATTGCTTGGTATTGAAGAGATTAAAACCTTATTCGATTATATTAAAACCAATAATCTTGAAAGTTTATGCGAGCTTGATTTAACACTCGCCAGAGGATTAAGTTATTACACCGGAGCGATTTTTGAGGTTAAAGCTAATGATGTTTCTATAGGTAGTATTTGTGGCGGCGGAAGATATGATAATCTAACATCAATTTTCGGATTGAATGATGTTTCAGGAGTGGGAATTTCTTTTGGTGCGGAAAGAATTTATGATGTGATGAATGAATTAAATCTTTTTCCTACTAATAGTGAACAAACAACTCAGGTGTTAATTTTAAATCTTGGAAATAAAGAAGTTGAGTATTGCTTTCCTTTAATTCATACTTTAAGAAGAAACGAAATAAATACTGAATTATATCCCGAAACAGCAAAAATGAAAAAACAAATGGAATATGCAAATAAGCGGAATATTCCATTTGTAATTATTGTCGGTGAAAATGAAATTACGGCGAATATTGTTTCGGTAAAGAATATGAATAGTGGTGAGCAAATTAACTTATCATTTTCGGATTGCATCGAATATATCAAAAAACATTCTAACTTTTAAAAGTAATGCTTATCAGCAATCTTACACACTAAGTTACGGGGTTGACAGCAGAAAGTTTTTCTACTTCTTTTAAAAATTTCGGATAAATTTCTCTTACATTATACTTGGAATATGCCGTTTGTTTTGCATTCTTCTCAATATTCATACAAAACTCAGCATCTTCAATAAGTTTTAAAACACATTCGGTGAAATTTTCTGGAGTATCGGCAATAAGTATATCCTTTCCGTTTTCACATTCAATTCCTTCGGCACCGATACTTGTAGCAACAATTGCTTTTCCCAACATCATTCCTTCAATAATTTTCACACGCATTCCGCTACCAGAAAGCAACGGCACAATCATAATTTGCTTTGAGAGCATATATTCTTTTGCATCAGGAACTTCACCGTCAATTATAACATTTTCCTTTTGAAGGCATAATAAACTTTGCTGCATATTTCTTCCCGCAAGATGAAGCTTAATATTATTATTTTCCTTATGGATTAACGGCCATATTTTTTCAAGCAAATAATTTATACCTTCTATATTAGGCGCCCAATCCATTGCACCTATGTGAAATACAGTATTTTTCTCTTCTTCAACATTATCCGGAACATTAACAGCATCCATATCAAAACCGGCAGGTAAAACATAAACAGGTATTTTAGTGTGTTTCCTCAAATATTCGGCATCAACAGAACTTACGGAAGAAATCATATCAACTTCATTAATAACCCTCAATTCATATTTACGTAAAGTTCTGTAAACATGTATCAATAAAATCTTTTTCAAAATATTTTTTGTAGCCTTACTTGTCCTTTCCCATATTTTAAATTCGATATTATGAGCTCTCAAAACTATTTTAGCATTAGAATTTGCTCTTACAATATCAAGATACGGACAAACGAAAATTGATTCGAACATAACCAAATCGAAATCTTCAGATTTTAGTATTTCGATTATTTTTTTTTCAAAATCCTTAGAAATAAATCTTATAATATGCGGTGATTTTCCTGTAAAAATAGTAGTAAAAAACCTAAAAGGTTTTACTCTCATATCAAGCATAACCGATTCATAATCTACAGCATTTTTATAATCATCGGGAATGCAATCTGGATCTGTGAAATTCTTTTCAGAATTAACAGCTAATACTTTTACATAATTGCCGAGCCTGGCAGCTTCCTTAATATACACATTCATCCCCATACAACCGCCGTCGCGCTCCGGATAAGGATTTTTATTACATAAAAATAAAATTTTCATAAACTAATCATACTTAATTATTTCATCCCGATTATTCTTATTTCTCTTAAAGAAAGCTATAAACTTTTTATAATTCTTTTCCCATGAATCTCTGTCTAATATAGGAGCATCTGTTGTTGCTTTCGCAGTTAAGAAAATTCCGAAAGGCATAATAATAAAATTTGCCATCCATATTCCGAAGAACGGGTTAAGTTCTCCTTCCAATACTGCTTTTTGACACGAGGTAAGAATAATATAATACGCAATGAATATAGCGGTTGACAGTACCAAAGGTAGCCCCAATCCACCTTTACGAATTATTGCCCCAAGCGGCGCCCCGACAAAAAACATAACCAGGCACGCAAAGGCTAACGCACATCTTCTATTAAACTCTACCTTATGTTGGTTCATCTTATATTTAGTAAAAGTATAATTTGTTCTTTTAACGGTTTGTGTGGATTTGATGCTCCGCGCATGTTCCAAAGCCTTAATAATAATTTTCTGCTGTTCTTTTAATTCATAATTATCTAAAAGCGGCATAACGAAATTGCAAAGATCCGAAGTATCATTACTGCTATACTTAAGAGTATCAATTTGATTAACACTAAGATATCTATTACCGCGTTCCTTAACAAAAAGATCATAAGCCCTTACCTGAACACTGTCTAATTTCGCAATCTCAGTATTCAATTGTCCGAAATTCAAATTTCTAAAATGGTTCCTTCTCAAATCTTCATCACTCCTACTCAAATCAAATTGAGACAAGTCAAAAACTAAGATTTCTTTTTCAAATTCTACTCGTTTAAACGGCAATTTTTCCTGATTATCCTTACTATTAGAATCGTCATAATTATATCCGTCGTATAAAGTCAAAATCAAATTTGAACCGTCTTCCGTAACTTCCATAACCCCAACTTCCGCAAAAGTAACATTATCGTTTATTCCCTTATTATCCTTGTGTTTATACAACATTACTCCGTACAACGTTTTATCATCCTTATCCTTCTTATTTGCTCGAATAACATAACCTTCAATATCATTATAAAACACACCTTCTGTAAGATTAAATGCCATCTTTTTTCGTCTTATATCGTAAAAAATAGAATCGAATTTAAGATTGGCTCGAGGTAAAATATCATTACAGAAATAAAAAGAAAAAAGTGATAATCCGGCAATTAGAAAAATCAATGGCTTTAAAATTCTTTTCAAAGAAACTCCCGCACTCTTAAGTGCAACTAATTCATATCTTTCTCCCAGATTTCCAAAAACCATTAGCGAAGCGAGCAACACGCCAATAGGCAAAGCCATCGGCACAAAAGTAGCTGATGCGTAAAGCATTAATTCTGCAATAACATACCACTCCAAACCTTTACCCACTAATTCATCAACATAAGCCCAAAAAAATTGCATCAACAATATAAAATCACCAATGATTGATGTAATAATTAACGGACCTATAAAGGATTTAAGTAAATATATATCGAAACGCTTTAACACGAAATATTTTTTTTGTGCAAATGTACGTCATTCTTCCCAAAAAAACGACAAAAATCATTACTTTTGCACTTTTATTAAAGTAAACCCTAAACTCAAAATATTAGTAATAATCTTTAATCAATTTTAGTATTTTGAGTTTATTAAATAATTAGAAATTAATTAATTTAAGTATGAAATTATTAGAAAACAAAACAGCTGTAATTACAGGCGGTGCTCGCGGAATCGGCAAGGCTATCGCGATGAAATATGCACAAGAAGGTGCAAATGTTGCTTTTATAGATTTACATTACGATGAATCGGCTATTGAAACAGAAAAAGAACTTCTGAGTTTCGGAACAAAATGTAAAGCTTATGCCGGTAATGTAGTTGACAGCGAAGCTATGAATCTTATTATTGAGGATATTGTTGCTAATTTCGGCAAAATAGACATCCTTGTTAATAATGCGGGTATTACTCGCGACAAATTACTTATGAGAATGACGGAAGAAGATTGGGATATGGTTATCAATGTAAATCTAAAATCTGCTTTTATCATGATTAAAACGGTTCAATCTCATATGATTAAACAACGCGAAGGTGTTATTATTAACATGTCATCAGTTGTCGGTATTTCGGGAAATGCAGGTCAAACAAATTATTCCGCATCAAAAGCCGGATTAATAGGTTTTACAAAATCAATAGCTAAAGAGTTAGGTTCAAGAAACATCCGTTGTAATGCAATTGCTCCCGGGTTTATTGAAACCGTAATGACCAAACAGCTTTCCGAAGACGTAATAAACGACTACCTTAAAAAGATTCCTTTGCGTAAACCCGGTAAACCCGAAGACGTGGCAAATCTTGCGACATTCTTAGCATCAGATATGGCGAGTTATATTACAGGTCAGGTCATTACTGTTTGCGGAGGACTTCAAATATAATTTTTAATGATACATTTTGAAACATCACCATTATGGTTGGTTGGCTGCGCAATCGCTGCAATTTTATGTACTTGCATCTTATATTGGCGTAAGCGCAACGACTATATCGGTAAAAGATTAAAAACATTACTTTTCATCTTAAGATGTACGGCATTGTTTTTAATCTTTACGATGTTTCTGAATATCATACTTATTACAAAAATAAACACATCCACAAAACCTGTCCTTATCTGCGCCGTCGATAATTCGCGCTCAATGATTGCAAGTAAAGATTCCACAAACGTAAAATCTTTTTTCGAAAATAATTACAATAATATTTTAGGTAAGTTAAAAGAAAATTTTACGGTTCATACTATTTTATTCGGAGAAGAAATAACTGAAAGAGAAAATCCTGATTTTAAAGACAATGCTACAAATATTTCTTCGTCGTTTATGTATTCCGACAGATTATATGATAAGAATTCAATTGACGGAATGTTACTCATTACCGACGGTATTTACACAAGCGGATTTAACCCTACAGTTATTGCCGAAGACAATCCATACCCTATTTATACAGTCGGAATCGGAGATACTACAAGTGTTAATGATTTTTCAATAGTTAATATTCGTTTTAATGATGAAGTTTACATTCAGAGCAACTGCATTTTTGAAGTAAATATAAGTGCTTCGGGATTCAACAACGAAGAACTTGTATTACAAATACTTGACAATAACAATCTAATATCGACAAAAACAATTAAGGTCAACAGCAACAATTTTCATACTACTTTGGATTTTATTTTTCCGCCGTCATCAGCAGGAAAACATTTCTTTAAATTCAAATTAAATGACCACGAAAATGATGCAATAAAAAATAACAATGAAAAAACTTGTGTTGTTAATGTTATTGATACGAAAAAACATATTCTTATTGTAAGCAAAGGGGCGCATCCCGATATCAATGCAATCAAACAAGCATTGGAGTCGTCTCAAAATTATACTTATGAATCTTTTCTTTTGGAAGGATTTAATTTGAATGAATTGGATAAATGTGATATTGTTATTTTACACGGATTACCAGATAACAGTTCTACTTCAAAATTAATTCTTAATAAATTAAACGTAAGCAAGTTACCTTATTTGGCTATTTTCAGCGAACAAACGGATATTAATACTTTTAATCAGCTTGATAAAAACCTTAACATTGAAGCTTTTAATGGTAAATTCGAGGAAGCATATCCTGATTTTAACAATAATTTTTCCGGATTTAAGATTAGTGAAAGCGAAATTAAAACATTTTCATCATATTCTCCATTAATAGCTCCATTCGGCATTTACAACATCCCTATTCAATCGGAAGTAATTTTATCTCAAAGAATTAATAGTATTCCAACAACAAGACCGCTGATTATTACGGTTCAAGATTATAACCGCAGGAGCGCATTTATTTTCGGAGAAGGTCTTTGGTTATGGAGAATCAAAAATTTCGTAACAGAAAACAGTCATAACTCTTTTGATGTTTTAATTAATAATATTGTTCAATATTTATCTTTATCCGATATTTTTAAACGTTATCAAGTATTTATTAATGAAGAATATTTTGAAGGAGAAGAAATTATAATAAACGCAAGATTGTACAATGACAATTATGAATTATATAATACACCTGAAGCTCAGATAACAATCACAAATAACGAACAAAAGTCACAATATCCGTATTATTTTTCCAGAACAGACGAATCCGGATATACTTTAAATGCGGGGACTTTGCCGCCG belongs to Bacteroidales bacterium and includes:
- the hisS gene encoding histidine--tRNA ligase, which translates into the protein MIKPSIPKGTRDFAPEIMVKRNFIFDTIKHVFNLYGYMPIETPAMENLSTLLGKYGEEGDKLIFRILNSGDFLSKTDKNDLDNINSFTNKISEKGLRYDLTVPFARFVVMNRNEIVFPFKRYQIQTVWRADRPQKGRYREFYQCDVDIVGSKSLLNEFEFVLMINDVFNRLGIKVTIKINNRKILSGIASYIGYADKLTDITVAIDKIDKTGYDNVVNELLEKGISEEGIQKLTPILNLKGSSYEKIESLKSILSDSEEGLLGIEEIKTLFDYIKTNNLESLCELDLTLARGLSYYTGAIFEVKANDVSIGSICGGGRYDNLTSIFGLNDVSGVGISFGAERIYDVMNELNLFPTNSEQTTQVLILNLGNKEVEYCFPLIHTLRRNEINTELYPETAKMKKQMEYANKRNIPFVIIVGENEITANIVSVKNMNSGEQINLSFSDCIEYIKKHSNF
- a CDS encoding glycosyltransferase family 4 protein — its product is MKILFLCNKNPYPERDGGCMGMNVYIKEAARLGNYVKVLAVNSEKNFTDPDCIPDDYKNAVDYESVMLDMRVKPFRFFTTIFTGKSPHIIRFISKDFEKKIIEILKSEDFDLVMFESIFVCPYLDIVRANSNAKIVLRAHNIEFKIWERTSKATKNILKKILLIHVYRTLRKYELRVINEVDMISSVSSVDAEYLRKHTKIPVYVLPAGFDMDAVNVPDNVEEEKNTVFHIGAMDWAPNIEGINYLLEKIWPLIHKENNNIKLHLAGRNMQQSLLCLQKENVIIDGEVPDAKEYMLSKQIMIVPLLSGSGMRVKIIEGMMLGKAIVATSIGAEGIECENGKDILIADTPENFTECVLKLIEDAEFCMNIEKNAKQTAYSKYNVREIYPKFLKEVEKLSAVNPVT
- a CDS encoding LptF/LptG family permease encodes the protein MLKRFDIYLLKSFIGPLIITSIIGDFILLMQFFWAYVDELVGKGLEWYVIAELMLYASATFVPMALPIGVLLASLMVFGNLGERYELVALKSAGVSLKRILKPLIFLIAGLSLFSFYFCNDILPRANLKFDSIFYDIRRKKMAFNLTEGVFYNDIEGYVIRANKKDKDDKTLYGVMLYKHKDNKGINDNVTFAEVGVMEVTEDGSNLILTLYDGYNYDDSNSKDNQEKLPFKRVEFEKEILVFDLSQFDLSRSDEDLRRNHFRNLNFGQLNTEIAKLDSVQVRAYDLFVKERGNRYLSVNQIDTLKYSSNDTSDLCNFVMPLLDNYELKEQQKIIIKALEHARSIKSTQTVKRTNYTFTKYKMNQHKVEFNRRCALAFACLVMFFVGAPLGAIIRKGGLGLPLVLSTAIFIAYYIILTSCQKAVLEGELNPFFGIWMANFIIMPFGIFLTAKATTDAPILDRDSWEKNYKKFIAFFKRNKNNRDEIIKYD
- the fabG gene encoding 3-oxoacyl-[acyl-carrier-protein] reductase, with the protein product MKLLENKTAVITGGARGIGKAIAMKYAQEGANVAFIDLHYDESAIETEKELLSFGTKCKAYAGNVVDSEAMNLIIEDIVANFGKIDILVNNAGITRDKLLMRMTEEDWDMVINVNLKSAFIMIKTVQSHMIKQREGVIINMSSVVGISGNAGQTNYSASKAGLIGFTKSIAKELGSRNIRCNAIAPGFIETVMTKQLSEDVINDYLKKIPLRKPGKPEDVANLATFLASDMASYITGQVITVCGGLQI